The Arthrobacter sp. NicSoilC5 genome has a window encoding:
- a CDS encoding SDR family NAD(P)-dependent oxidoreductase, with the protein MSLNGKVAIVTGSGQGLGLAYARELARQGAAVVINDVNADTAAQAVAQIEADGGRATAVVVPVGTTDAAKALVAGAVDAFGGLDILVTNAGILRDKSLLKMTDEDFDLVINVHLKGTFTCVREAYAYFKEHNVRGRIITIGSPTGQRGNFGQTNYAAAKAGIVGMVRTWALEMKKAGVTVNSVIPVAATAMTKTVPYFQKAVEADERGDVMPSFFRHDLGFGTADDVSGLVAFLASDEAANITGQAIGAGGDRLQVWTHPEAATTEYREGGWSYEALQENAGHLFTAETLQSYGEEFLPLPEDLKPAQPAEAR; encoded by the coding sequence GGGCAGGGCCTCGGCCTTGCCTACGCAAGGGAACTCGCCCGCCAGGGTGCCGCCGTCGTCATCAATGACGTGAACGCCGACACGGCCGCGCAGGCCGTCGCCCAGATCGAGGCCGACGGCGGCCGCGCCACCGCAGTGGTGGTTCCGGTGGGCACCACCGATGCAGCCAAGGCCCTGGTGGCCGGCGCCGTGGACGCCTTCGGCGGCCTGGACATCCTGGTCACCAACGCCGGGATCCTCCGCGACAAGTCCCTGCTGAAAATGACGGACGAGGACTTCGACCTGGTGATCAACGTCCACCTCAAGGGCACGTTCACCTGCGTCCGCGAGGCCTACGCCTACTTCAAGGAACACAACGTCCGGGGCCGCATCATCACCATCGGTTCACCCACCGGCCAGCGCGGCAACTTCGGCCAGACCAACTACGCCGCCGCCAAGGCCGGCATCGTGGGCATGGTCCGCACCTGGGCGCTGGAAATGAAGAAGGCCGGCGTCACGGTCAACAGCGTCATCCCCGTGGCCGCCACTGCCATGACCAAGACCGTGCCCTACTTCCAGAAGGCCGTGGAAGCGGACGAGCGCGGCGACGTCATGCCGTCCTTCTTCCGGCACGACCTTGGCTTTGGAACGGCCGACGACGTCTCCGGACTGGTTGCCTTCCTCGCCTCCGACGAGGCAGCCAACATCACCGGCCAGGCCATCGGCGCCGGCGGTGACCGGCTGCAGGTCTGGACCCACCCGGAAGCGGCCACCACCGAGTACCGCGAAGGCGGCTGGAGCTACGAGGCGCTGCAGGAAAACGCCGGCCACCTGTTCACCGCCGAAACGCTCCAGAGCTACGGCGAGGAATTCCTCCCGCTGCCGGAGGACCTGAAGCCCGCACAGCCCGCCGAGGCCCGCTGA
- a CDS encoding amidohydrolase family protein, with translation MADRYELGIDPAKLYAIDMHVHLEVDSCGHGSLPEELTEASAKYFKAEDRTPSLDRIAEVYRELNMAAVVFTVDARTQLKHEPNSIPELIAGAARNNDVLIPFGSVDPRTGEDAIAGAKHQAIELGARGFKFHPSLQGFDPSSERFYPLWETLQELGLPAIFHTGQNGMGAGLPGGFGIKLAYSNPLLLDAVAADFPGLQIIMAHPSVPWQDEANSIATHKANVFIDLSGWSPKYFPESLVKASNSYLQDKVLFGTDFPLITPQKWLGAFADLPLKDEVRPKILKDNAVRLLGLGA, from the coding sequence ATGGCCGACCGCTACGAACTGGGCATCGACCCGGCAAAGCTCTATGCCATCGACATGCACGTCCACCTCGAGGTGGACAGCTGCGGCCACGGCTCCCTGCCGGAGGAACTGACCGAAGCCTCGGCCAAGTACTTCAAGGCCGAGGACCGCACCCCGTCCCTGGACCGCATCGCCGAGGTGTACCGCGAACTGAACATGGCCGCCGTCGTCTTCACCGTGGACGCCCGCACCCAGCTCAAGCACGAGCCCAACAGCATCCCCGAACTCATCGCCGGCGCCGCCCGGAACAATGACGTCCTGATCCCGTTCGGCAGCGTGGACCCGCGAACCGGCGAGGACGCCATCGCCGGGGCCAAGCACCAGGCCATCGAACTCGGCGCCCGCGGCTTCAAGTTCCACCCCTCCCTTCAGGGCTTCGACCCCTCCAGCGAGCGGTTCTACCCGCTCTGGGAAACCCTCCAGGAACTGGGCCTGCCCGCCATCTTCCACACCGGACAAAACGGGATGGGCGCGGGCCTTCCCGGCGGCTTCGGCATCAAGCTGGCCTACTCCAACCCCCTGCTGCTGGACGCTGTGGCCGCGGACTTCCCGGGCCTGCAGATCATCATGGCCCACCCGTCCGTGCCCTGGCAGGACGAGGCCAACTCCATCGCCACCCACAAGGCCAACGTGTTCATCGACCTCTCCGGCTGGTCGCCCAAGTACTTCCCGGAATCGCTGGTGAAGGCCTCCAACTCCTACCTCCAGGACAAGGTGCTGTTCGGCACCGACTTCCCGCTGATCACCCCGCAGAAGTGGCTGGGCGCCTTCGCGGACCTCCCGCTGAAGGACGAGGTACGGCCCAAGATCCTCAAGGACAACGCGGTCCGCCTGCTCGGGCTGGGGGCCTGA
- a CDS encoding acyl-CoA dehydrogenase family protein translates to MDTLTTADAALGARLYETADWYDAESLLTPEERQVLSRLRTFLDSEARPLLAEYWERGEFPDQLARPLIDLDLMEPAELTGAAGAEHSPARGIYQGFRIFELARTDASLATWYTAQAGLFRTAIRVGASPEQQAEWMPKVIDFSLKGVFSLTEPESGSDIAGGLSTTARRQADGSWILDGAKRWIGGAATADVLAVFARDTADGQVKAFLVDRTAGGVTLEKIQGKTSLRMMQNAHITLTGVRVPDAMRLHNVNSFKDVAAMLRAMRSDVAWIATGIAAGAFEAALAYVNERRQFGRTLGSFQLVQEKLARMLGNITASLSLVVRLTEQQAKGIYRDQDSALAKMQTSLFMRDTVALAREVVGGNGITLATDVARFHADAEAVYSYEGTHEINALIIGRALTGESAFTR, encoded by the coding sequence ATGGACACGCTGACGACGGCGGATGCCGCCTTGGGTGCCCGGCTTTATGAAACAGCGGATTGGTACGACGCCGAGTCCCTCCTCACACCCGAAGAGCGCCAGGTCCTGTCCCGGCTGCGGACTTTCCTCGATTCTGAAGCCAGGCCACTCCTGGCCGAGTACTGGGAACGCGGCGAGTTTCCGGATCAACTTGCCCGGCCGCTGATCGACCTGGACCTCATGGAACCAGCCGAACTCACCGGCGCCGCGGGTGCAGAACACAGCCCGGCCCGCGGCATCTACCAGGGCTTCCGGATCTTCGAACTGGCCCGCACGGACGCGTCCCTGGCCACCTGGTACACCGCCCAGGCCGGCCTGTTCCGCACCGCCATCCGCGTGGGTGCCTCGCCGGAACAGCAGGCCGAATGGATGCCCAAGGTCATCGACTTCTCGCTCAAAGGCGTGTTCTCGCTGACCGAACCAGAGTCCGGGTCGGACATCGCCGGCGGACTCTCCACCACCGCCCGGCGGCAGGCCGACGGCAGCTGGATCCTTGACGGCGCCAAGCGCTGGATCGGCGGCGCAGCCACCGCGGACGTCCTCGCAGTATTCGCCCGGGACACCGCGGACGGGCAGGTCAAGGCCTTCCTCGTGGACCGCACAGCCGGCGGCGTCACCCTGGAGAAAATCCAGGGCAAGACCTCGCTGCGGATGATGCAGAACGCCCACATCACCCTCACCGGTGTCCGCGTCCCCGATGCCATGCGGCTGCACAACGTGAACTCCTTCAAGGACGTAGCCGCGATGCTCCGGGCCATGCGCTCGGACGTCGCCTGGATCGCCACCGGCATCGCCGCCGGCGCCTTCGAAGCCGCCCTCGCCTACGTCAACGAACGCCGTCAGTTCGGACGCACCCTGGGTTCCTTCCAGCTGGTCCAGGAAAAACTGGCCCGCATGCTCGGCAACATCACCGCGAGCCTGTCCCTGGTGGTCAGGCTTACGGAACAGCAGGCCAAAGGCATCTACCGCGACCAGGACTCCGCCCTGGCCAAGATGCAGACGTCCCTGTTCATGCGCGACACCGTAGCCCTGGCCCGCGAAGTGGTGGGCGGCAACGGCATCACCCTGGCAACCGACGTCGCGCGTTTCCACGCCGACGCCGAAGCCGTCTACTCCTACGAAGGCACCCACGAGATCAACGCCCTCATCATCGGCCGCGCCCTCACCGGCGAGAGCGCCTTCACCCGCTAA
- a CDS encoding MaoC family dehydratase encodes MPNLVVDFDTLLTLSGKDLGTTDYRQITQDQINQFADATDDQQWIHTDPERAKDGPFGAPIAHGFLTLSLIIPFWGELFDVEGVTTKVNYGLDKVRFTSPVKVGSKVRMQATIADVAEVKGGAQIKVNATIEIEGQERPAVVAEFLARFYK; translated from the coding sequence ATGCCCAATCTCGTCGTCGATTTCGACACCCTGCTCACCCTGTCCGGCAAGGACCTCGGCACCACCGACTACCGCCAGATCACCCAGGACCAGATCAACCAGTTCGCGGACGCCACCGACGACCAGCAGTGGATCCACACGGACCCCGAGCGCGCCAAGGACGGCCCGTTCGGCGCCCCGATCGCCCACGGCTTCCTCACGCTGTCCCTGATCATCCCGTTCTGGGGCGAGCTGTTCGACGTCGAAGGCGTCACCACCAAGGTGAACTACGGCCTGGACAAGGTCCGTTTCACCTCTCCCGTGAAGGTGGGCTCCAAGGTCCGCATGCAGGCCACCATCGCCGACGTGGCCGAGGTCAAGGGCGGCGCCCAGATCAAGGTCAACGCCACCATCGAGATCGAAGGCCAGGAACGCCCGGCCGTCGTCGCCGAATTCCTGGCCCGCTTCTACAAGTAG
- a CDS encoding MFS transporter, giving the protein MSGHTTLAPAGTAAKRKEARTVILSSYLGSTIEFYDFLLYATAAAVAFPKVFFAGTDEWVGVVAAYATFAAGYVARPLGGVIFGHFGDKVGRKGMLIISMAMMGIASTLIGVIPGAGVIGPWGAVILVLLRVCQGIAVGGEWGGAALMALEHSDPKRRGFAASFVNAGAPTGAVLGTLVMGAFSALPQDAFLAWGWRVPFLLSFVLLIVGMFVRLRVSESPIFAEAVAKEEAQGAKRMIPLLDVLRRPKALIMIMFAGAAGFGLQVVLPTFSVTYAVSKGAPQQGVLYAFAGASAISIVFVLLGGRLSDRFGRRPVMIAGLALFIAYLFPMFGMLGSGNVGLVFVAFTVALILHSSLYGPLAAFVSEQFGTTSRYTGAAVGYQLATLIGAGFTPGIIAGLYKDSGQNILPVVVFLSVMALVSIVFIALTRESKNNDLTTVR; this is encoded by the coding sequence ATGTCCGGACACACCACGCTCGCACCCGCGGGCACGGCCGCCAAGCGCAAGGAAGCGCGTACGGTCATCCTGTCCAGCTATCTGGGCAGCACCATCGAGTTCTACGACTTCCTGCTCTACGCCACAGCGGCAGCAGTGGCCTTCCCCAAGGTCTTCTTCGCCGGCACGGACGAATGGGTGGGCGTCGTCGCCGCCTACGCCACCTTCGCCGCCGGATACGTGGCCAGGCCGCTGGGTGGAGTGATCTTCGGCCACTTCGGTGACAAGGTGGGCCGCAAGGGGATGCTCATCATCTCCATGGCCATGATGGGCATTGCCTCCACCCTCATCGGCGTGATTCCGGGCGCCGGCGTGATCGGACCGTGGGGCGCGGTCATCCTGGTGCTGCTGCGGGTCTGCCAGGGCATCGCCGTCGGCGGTGAGTGGGGCGGCGCCGCGCTCATGGCGCTGGAGCACTCGGACCCGAAACGGCGCGGCTTCGCGGCGTCGTTCGTCAACGCCGGCGCCCCCACCGGCGCCGTGCTGGGCACCCTGGTGATGGGCGCCTTCTCGGCCCTGCCGCAGGACGCCTTCCTGGCCTGGGGCTGGCGCGTGCCGTTCCTGCTGTCTTTCGTGCTCCTGATCGTTGGCATGTTCGTCCGCCTCCGGGTCTCCGAAAGCCCCATCTTCGCCGAGGCCGTGGCCAAGGAAGAAGCACAGGGCGCCAAGCGCATGATCCCGCTGCTGGACGTGCTCCGCCGGCCCAAGGCGCTGATCATGATCATGTTCGCCGGCGCTGCAGGGTTCGGCCTGCAGGTGGTGCTGCCCACGTTCTCGGTCACATACGCCGTGTCCAAGGGCGCACCGCAGCAGGGCGTGCTCTACGCCTTCGCCGGCGCCTCGGCCATCTCCATCGTCTTCGTCCTCCTGGGCGGCCGCCTGTCGGACCGGTTCGGCCGCCGCCCCGTAATGATCGCCGGCCTGGCCCTGTTCATCGCCTACCTCTTCCCGATGTTCGGGATGCTCGGCTCGGGCAATGTGGGCCTGGTGTTCGTGGCCTTCACGGTGGCGCTGATCCTCCACTCCTCCCTCTACGGGCCGCTGGCGGCATTCGTGTCCGAACAGTTCGGCACCACGTCCCGCTACACCGGCGCCGCGGTGGGCTACCAGCTGGCCACGCTCATCGGCGCCGGCTTCACCCCGGGCATCATCGCCGGACTCTACAAGGACTCCGGCCAGAACATCCTCCCGGTAGTGGTGTTCCTGTCCGTCATGGCGCTGGTCTCGATTGTCTTCATCGCCCTGACGCGGGAATCTAAGAACAACGACCTCACCACGGTCCGTTAG
- the menE gene encoding o-succinylbenzoate--CoA ligase, producing MDNNGVGSWLQRRRRKSGTKTALLSAAGTLSYEELAERTDRLANALRVRGVGKGDRVAYLGDNHPSFVESFFACGLLGAIFVPLNTRLAPPELQFQLQDSGARLLVSADALEASASAAVERTAVTHRLVVAADGGTEPSAATSPAAVGHSVTVEQYGEALQAAAPEHPDVPVGHDDGAMILYTSGTTGKPKGALLTHGNITWNCINTIVDMDLNRNDVALMISPLFHVASLDMGLLPMLLKGATVVLEAKFDPARVLDLVRKHKVTTLNGVPTTFQLLCEDPGWATADLSSLDKLTCGGSAIPRRVLDAYENRGIGFTSCYGMTETAPGVTMLPVDRSREKAGSAGLPHFFTDLRIADPMGGTVAPGEVGEIQISGPNVIKEYWNRPEATAASYADGAWFRSGDMGYRDQEGFLFVSDRLKDMIISGGENIYPAEVEAVISEHGAVGSVAVIGVPDDKWGEVPQAIVTLREGESLTAEQLRSFLDGRLARYKIPKSLVVVEDMPRTASGKIRKMELRKQF from the coding sequence ATGGACAACAACGGAGTTGGCTCCTGGCTGCAGCGCCGCCGCCGCAAGTCGGGCACCAAGACGGCCCTGCTGTCAGCAGCGGGCACCCTGAGCTACGAGGAGCTTGCCGAGCGGACCGACCGCCTGGCCAACGCGCTCCGGGTCAGGGGAGTGGGCAAAGGGGACCGGGTGGCCTACCTGGGCGATAACCACCCCTCCTTCGTGGAATCCTTCTTCGCCTGCGGCCTCCTCGGTGCCATCTTCGTGCCGCTCAACACCCGGCTCGCACCGCCCGAGCTGCAGTTCCAGCTCCAGGATTCTGGAGCCCGGCTCCTGGTCAGCGCCGACGCCCTGGAGGCGTCTGCATCGGCCGCGGTGGAAAGGACGGCGGTGACCCACCGCCTGGTCGTCGCGGCCGACGGCGGGACGGAACCTTCCGCCGCCACGTCACCCGCCGCCGTCGGACACTCCGTCACGGTAGAACAGTACGGGGAGGCGCTGCAGGCAGCTGCCCCTGAACACCCCGACGTGCCCGTGGGCCATGACGACGGCGCCATGATCCTGTACACCTCCGGGACCACGGGCAAGCCCAAGGGTGCCCTGCTGACGCACGGGAACATCACCTGGAACTGCATCAACACCATCGTGGACATGGACCTGAACCGCAACGACGTGGCGCTGATGATCTCGCCGCTGTTCCACGTGGCGTCCCTGGACATGGGGCTGCTGCCGATGCTCCTCAAGGGTGCCACCGTGGTCCTTGAGGCCAAGTTCGATCCCGCCAGGGTCCTGGACCTGGTCCGGAAGCACAAGGTGACCACCCTCAACGGGGTGCCCACCACGTTCCAGCTGCTCTGCGAAGATCCCGGATGGGCAACTGCGGACCTCAGCTCCCTGGACAAGCTGACCTGCGGCGGCTCCGCCATTCCGCGCCGGGTCCTGGACGCGTACGAGAACCGGGGCATCGGTTTCACCAGCTGCTACGGCATGACCGAAACCGCCCCCGGCGTCACCATGCTGCCCGTCGACCGGTCCAGGGAGAAAGCCGGTTCAGCTGGCCTGCCGCACTTCTTTACCGACCTGCGGATCGCCGATCCCATGGGCGGCACGGTGGCCCCTGGCGAGGTGGGGGAAATCCAGATCTCCGGCCCCAACGTGATCAAGGAGTACTGGAACCGGCCGGAGGCCACCGCCGCCAGCTACGCGGACGGGGCCTGGTTCCGCTCGGGGGACATGGGCTACCGGGACCAGGAAGGCTTCCTGTTCGTCTCGGACCGGCTCAAGGACATGATCATCTCCGGCGGGGAGAACATCTACCCGGCGGAGGTGGAGGCGGTCATTTCCGAGCACGGTGCCGTGGGCAGCGTGGCCGTCATCGGCGTCCCGGATGACAAATGGGGCGAGGTCCCGCAGGCGATCGTGACCCTGCGCGAAGGGGAATCGCTGACCGCGGAGCAGCTGCGCAGCTTCCTCGACGGCAGGCTCGCCCGCTACAAGATCCCCAAGTCATTGGTGGTGGTGGAGGACATGCCGCGCACCGCCAGCGGCAAGATCCGCAAGATGGAGCTCCGCAAGCAGTTCTGA